One genomic region from Phocoena sinus isolate mPhoSin1 chromosome 3, mPhoSin1.pri, whole genome shotgun sequence encodes:
- the RPL18A gene encoding 60S ribosomal protein L18a, whose product MKASGTLREYKVVGRCLPTPKCHTPPLYRMRIFAPNHVVAKSRFWYFVSQLKKMKKSLGEIVYCGQVFEKSPLRVKNFGIWLRYDSRSGTHNMYREYRDLTTAGAVTQCYRDMGARHRARAHSIQIMKVEEIAASKCRRPAVKQFHDSKIKFPLPHRVLRRQHKPRFTTKRPNTFF is encoded by the exons ATGAAGGCCTCGGGCACG CTTCGAGAATACAAGGTGGTGGGGCGCTGCCTGCCGACCCCCAAGTGCCACACGCCGCCCCTCTATCGCATGCGGATCTTTGCGCCTAACCATGTTGTTGCCAAGTCCCGCTTCTGGTACTTTGTATCTCAGCTGAAGAAGATGAAGAAGTCTTTAGGGGAAATTGTCTACTGTGGACAG GTGTTCGAAAAATCGCCCCTGCGGGTGAAGAACTTCGGCATCTGGCTGCGCTATGACTCCCGCAGTGGCACCCACAACATGTACCGGGAGTACCGGGACCTGACCACAGCCGGCGCTGTCACCCAGTGCT ACCGAGACATGGGCGCCCGGCACCGTGCCCGGGCCCACTCGATCCAGATCATGAAGGTGGAGGAGATCGCAGCCAGCAAGTGCCGCCGACCAGCAGTCAAGCAGTTCCAC GACTCCAAGATCAAATTCCCACTGCCCCACCGGGTCCTCCGTCGCCAGCACAAGCCACGCTTCACCACCAAGAGGCCCAACACCTTCTTTTAG